A single Montipora foliosa isolate CH-2021 chromosome 7, ASM3666993v2, whole genome shotgun sequence DNA region contains:
- the LOC138009895 gene encoding uncharacterized protein, translating into MRGVLSTLCSVFDPLNLSAPVMLPAKQIMQDLWRKKKAWDQPLDGKILQRWQQWRNNLPLLAEVKIPRCYFSRADHEKATPQLHHFCDASQIGYGTCTYLRIVYPDGTVECAFITEKSRNAPIKTVSIPRLKLQGALLAARVDFSVRKELNFEFERVVFWTDSMITLNYIYSESRRFQTYVANRVTEFRELTVPEQWRHCPGKLNPADDVSRGLEMKEFQNKERWLNAPSFLWKTEDHWPEFKHDEVAVDKLEIKKEVYLIEVETATPLDNLLTSYSRWITLLRSFAWLLKFIKWLKWSSKERKREPESCQVKNHVTQEELERSKREVVSLV; encoded by the coding sequence ATGAGAGGCGTTTTGTCAACACTCTGCTCAGTATTTGACCCTTTGAACTTGTCTGCACCAGTCATGCTACCAGCAAAGCAAATCATGCAAGATCTGTGGAGGAAGAAGAAAGCGTGGGATCAACCACTCGACGGGAAAATTCTTCAGAGATGGCAGCAATGGAGGAACAACCTTCCACTCCTAGCTGAGGTGAAAATTCCAAGATGTTACTTCAGTCGCGCAGATCACGAGAAAGCTACACCTCAACTCCATCACTTTTGTGATGCTTCACAAATCGGCTACGGTACCTGCACCTACCTTCGAATAGTCTACCCTGATGGAACTGTTGAATGTGCATTTATTACTGAGAAATCCAGAAACGCTCCTATCAAGACAGTCAGCATTCCCCGACTAAAATTACAGGGAGCTCTTTTGGCAGCACGTGTGGACTTTTCAGTGCGAAAGGAACTGAACTTCGAATTTGAAAGGGTGGTTTTCTGGACGGATTCAATGATCACCTTGAACTACATCTACAGTGAAAGTCGACGATTTCAGACCTACGTTGCAAATCGGGTTACAGAATTCAGGGAACTCACCGTTCCGGAACAGTGGAGACATTGTCCAGGGAAGCTTAACCCAGCAGACGACGTTAGTCGAGGGCTGGAAATGAAAGAATTTCAGAACAAAGAACGTTGGTTGAACGCACCGTCCTTTCTGTGGAAAACAGAGGATCACTGGCCGGAGTTCAAGCATGACGAGGTGGCAGTTGAcaagcttgaaataaaaaaggaagttTACTTGATCGAAGTTGAAACGGCTACACCACTAGACAACCTCTTGACCAGTTATTCTCGGTGGATAACCTTGCTGCGATCATTTGCCTGGTTACTGAAGTTCATAAAGTGGCTGAAGTGGTCTTCGAAGGAAAGGAAACGTGAGCCAGAGTCGTGTCAAGTTAAAAATCACGTTACACAGGAGGAACTTGAAAGGTCGAAGAGAGAGGTTGTATCTTTGGTGTAG
- the LOC138009894 gene encoding uncharacterized protein: MTVHIFGDTDSTCSANFALLRTGEDNWREFDPVTADTLRDNYYVDDLLKSMPTPESAITLMRELTELCAKGGFNLTKVMSNNREVLAAIPVEKRADATLDFTLHRLTVDRALGVR, translated from the coding sequence ATGACTGTACACATATTTGGTGATACAGACTCGACCTGTTCGGCGAATTTCGCCTTGTTGAGAACTGGTGAAGACAATTGGAGAGAGTTCGACCCCGTGACCGCAGATACTCTGAGGGACAACTACTACGTCGACGATCTACTCAAGTCCATGCCAACACCAGAAAGTGCGATTACGCTGATGCGGGAGCTGACTGAACTTTGTGCAAAAGGCGGTTTTAACCTTACGAAAGTTATGAGCAATAACCGAGAAGTCTTGGCCGCAATACCTGTTGAGAAAAGAGCGGATGCAACACTTGACTTCACCCTTCATCGATTGACGGTGGACAGAGCCCTTGGAGTAAGATAG